The proteins below come from a single Lepeophtheirus salmonis chromosome 4, UVic_Lsal_1.4, whole genome shotgun sequence genomic window:
- the LOC121116392 gene encoding putative ascorbate peroxidase, producing MKLVITSLLITLCFIPKFIHALDKSTVDTILEDLKSTIGSAEEDGVKFLIPGIVRMVFHDCADGCDACLNLDHPANVGIERTLNSLEPVYESYRDSISRADLWALASKAAFEMSVDINNERCQEESCKTPKVNIRFKFGRTDCSTSPRHSQNMVIPSPFDTSDTLMPWFKETFGFKPNEVVAIMGLHTLGKAGSPFNRAWENDNKDGLSNFYYKKISDPNHCWVQEYIDPELSGAPNKLFFWRTGEFKGFALPIDMTLFRDIQVESTKTGESSCTYYDCNKASTAGMFKRYANDIKNWTKHIERLYSRIIEKTSDNLKNVRKNK from the exons ATGAAATTAGTTATAACCTCACTTTTGATCACCCTTTGCTTTATACCCAAATTTATCCATGCATTGGATAAATCTACTGTGGATACAATCTTGGAGGACTTGAAAAGTACCATTGGATCAGCGGAAGAAGATGGA GTCAAATTTTTGATCCCTGGAATTGTTCGCATGGTATTTCACGACTGTGCTGATGGATGTGACGCTTGTTTGAATTTGGATCATCCTGCAAATGTAGGAATCGAACGAACACTCAATTCACTTGAGCCTGTATATGAAAGTTATAGAGATTCAATTAGTAGAGCTGATTTATGGGCACTTGCTTCCAAAGCAGCTTTTGAAATGTCggttgatattaacaatgaaAGATGTCAGGAAGAAAG ctgcaAGACTCCAAAAGTGAACATTCGTTTCAAATTTGGTCGCACAGATTGTTCCACTAGTCCAAGACATTCTCAAAATATGGTTATTCCCTCTCCATTTGATACTTCTGACACTTTAATGCCTTGGTTCAAAGAAACCTTCGG ATTCAAACCTAATGAGGTTGTTGCCATAATGGGATTACATACATTGGGAAAAGCGGGTAGCCCCTTTAATAGAGCATGGGAAAACGATAACAAAGATGGTTTGAGTaacttttactataaaaaaatctcagaTCCAAATCATTGTTGGGTTCAAGAg TACATTGATCCCGAATTGTCTGGAGCACCAAACAAGCTTTTCTTTTGGAGGACTGGAGAGTTCAAGGGCTTTGCTCTTCCCATTGATATGACTCTCTTTAGAGATATTCAGGTTGAGTCAACTAAGACGGGAGAATCAAGTTGCACCTACTATGACTGTAACAAGGCCTCAACTGCTGGAATGTTCAAGCGCTATGCCAACGATATTAAAAA TTGGACCAAACACATTGAAAGATTATATTCTCGTATCATCGAAAAGACTTCTGATAATCTTAAAAATGttcggaaaaataaataa